A section of the Petrimonas sulfuriphila genome encodes:
- a CDS encoding OmpH family outer membrane protein produces MNKTKLISLGVLFLILSATLSAQNPQVAVAYVNTTDLLSAFPAKEEATQKLVALSENYKKELELMQNEYNKKYSDYITYQGSLAENIKLRRMQELTELENKMQQFMQLAQKDIEQQEKAMLEPLKKQISDAIRQVGVEHNFTVIYDLANPGIAFVNPVAVDANPLVKAKLGIN; encoded by the coding sequence ATGAACAAAACAAAGTTGATAAGCTTGGGTGTTCTATTTTTAATACTGAGCGCCACCCTTTCGGCCCAAAATCCACAGGTAGCGGTTGCTTATGTGAATACAACCGATCTTCTGAGTGCTTTCCCGGCAAAGGAAGAAGCCACACAAAAACTCGTAGCATTGAGTGAAAACTATAAAAAAGAACTCGAGCTGATGCAAAACGAATACAACAAAAAATATTCAGATTACATCACCTATCAGGGTTCATTGGCCGAAAACATCAAATTACGCAGGATGCAGGAGTTGACTGAACTGGAAAACAAGATGCAACAGTTTATGCAATTGGCTCAAAAAGACATCGAGCAGCAGGAAAAAGCTATGCTTGAACCGTTAAAGAAACAAATTTCCGATGCCATCCGTCAGGTAGGTGTCGAACATAATTTCACGGTTATCTACGACCTTGCCAATCCGGGAATTGCTTTTGTGAACCCGGTAGCAGTGGATGCCAATCCTTTGGTAAAGGCAAAACTGGGAATCAACTAA
- the infB gene encoding translation initiation factor IF-2 — protein MAERLSKVARNLNVGINTLVEFLHKKGITVEANPNTKIEEEQYNLLVAEFSKDKKIKKEAIENLERMHRKDDKRETIAIEGYEIEEKPKKKIEKETIKAEIPDDLKPKFNVVGSIDLDEHKKLKKETEAKQEEEVEVEVEVEVEVEVEVKEVKPEEPVQKVEEVETVTPKPVEPKEIEVPHDEAPVVTEAPSSEAEETPEEVVNETANKEREDYSPQEQETEAEEDITLHEKEKGPDEIFRIRKELKEPNIVVKGSIDLESINDRTRPPRKSRAQRKKERLEREKEQNAKKAKEEAVKSLKKESIEEKEKKKGAVINTAEEDSKKKKRKRIDKGKVNIEKAGAHGESTRRDKKVLRKPIKAEVSEEDVQKQIKETLARLTEKRGGKGGARYRREKREAVSQRQREEIKQQERESKILQLTEFVTANDLANMMDVPVTSVIATCMNLGVMVAINQRLDAETINIVADEFGYKTKFVSADVIEAIAEEEDNLEDLLPRPPIVTVMGHVDHGKTSLLDSIRNTNVIEGEAGGITQHIGAYNVKLPDGRKITFLDTPGHEAFTAMRARGAKVTDVAIIIVAADDNVMPQTVEAINHAGAAGVPIVFAINKVDKPGANPEKIKERLAEMNYLVEDWGGKYQSQDISAKKGTGINELLEKVLLEADLLELKANPNRKASGSIVESSLDKGRGYVATVLVENGTLKQGDVLLAGSYYGRVKAMFNERNQKINEAGPSEPALVLGLNGAPQAGDTFNVMESDQDARNVAARREQLQREQSLRTQKMLTLDDIGRRIAIGNFQQLNIIVKGDVDGSVEALSDSLIRLSTEEIQVNVIHKAVGQISESDVTLAAASDGVIIGFQVRPSLGARREAEKQGIDIRLYSIIYDAIEEVKAAMEGMLSPDIKEEITANVEVLDVFKITKVGTVAGSMVRDGKIKRTHKIRLIRDGIVIFTGELDSLKRFKEDVREVASGYECGISIKNFNDIKVGDIIESYEQIEVKKTL, from the coding sequence ATGGCTGAAAGATTAAGTAAAGTTGCTAGGAATTTAAATGTAGGGATCAACACGTTGGTTGAATTTTTGCACAAGAAAGGAATTACTGTTGAAGCAAATCCTAATACAAAGATTGAGGAAGAACAGTATAATTTGTTGGTGGCCGAATTCAGCAAAGACAAGAAAATTAAAAAAGAGGCCATTGAAAATCTCGAAAGGATGCACCGGAAGGATGATAAACGGGAAACAATTGCCATCGAAGGGTACGAAATAGAGGAAAAACCCAAGAAGAAAATAGAAAAAGAGACCATAAAAGCTGAAATCCCGGATGACTTGAAACCAAAATTCAACGTCGTAGGAAGCATCGATTTAGACGAGCACAAGAAACTGAAAAAAGAAACCGAAGCTAAACAAGAAGAAGAAGTTGAGGTTGAAGTTGAAGTTGAAGTTGAGGTTGAAGTTGAGGTAAAAGAAGTAAAACCGGAAGAGCCTGTACAAAAAGTTGAAGAGGTTGAAACAGTTACACCGAAACCGGTGGAGCCGAAGGAAATTGAAGTCCCCCACGATGAAGCACCTGTTGTAACGGAGGCCCCTTCATCTGAAGCCGAAGAAACCCCGGAAGAAGTGGTGAATGAAACGGCAAATAAGGAACGGGAAGACTACTCCCCCCAGGAACAAGAGACAGAAGCAGAAGAAGATATAACTCTGCACGAGAAGGAGAAGGGCCCGGACGAAATATTTCGGATACGTAAAGAACTGAAAGAACCCAATATCGTGGTGAAAGGCTCCATCGATCTGGAATCTATAAACGACAGGACCCGTCCACCCCGGAAATCAAGGGCACAACGCAAGAAAGAACGCCTGGAGCGTGAAAAAGAGCAAAATGCCAAGAAAGCGAAAGAAGAAGCCGTAAAAAGCCTGAAAAAAGAATCGATCGAAGAAAAAGAAAAGAAGAAAGGGGCGGTAATCAATACAGCGGAGGAAGACAGTAAAAAGAAAAAACGCAAACGCATAGATAAAGGCAAAGTCAATATAGAAAAAGCCGGAGCTCACGGAGAAAGCACCCGTCGGGATAAAAAAGTTCTCCGAAAACCGATAAAAGCCGAAGTAAGCGAAGAAGACGTTCAAAAACAAATAAAGGAAACACTTGCCCGGTTGACCGAAAAACGCGGGGGAAAAGGCGGAGCAAGGTATCGCCGCGAAAAACGGGAGGCCGTTTCTCAGCGACAACGCGAAGAAATCAAACAACAGGAACGCGAAAGCAAGATATTGCAGCTTACCGAGTTTGTTACGGCAAATGACCTGGCAAACATGATGGATGTCCCCGTTACCAGCGTTATCGCTACCTGCATGAACCTGGGCGTTATGGTGGCTATCAACCAACGCCTGGATGCAGAAACAATCAATATTGTTGCCGATGAATTCGGCTACAAAACCAAATTCGTGAGCGCTGACGTTATCGAAGCCATAGCTGAAGAAGAGGATAATCTCGAAGATTTGCTACCACGCCCGCCAATCGTTACCGTTATGGGACATGTTGACCACGGCAAGACATCCCTGCTCGACAGCATCCGCAACACCAACGTTATTGAAGGGGAAGCCGGAGGAATCACCCAGCATATTGGCGCGTACAACGTGAAACTGCCTGACGGCAGAAAAATCACGTTCCTGGATACTCCCGGCCACGAGGCATTTACCGCTATGCGTGCCCGCGGGGCTAAAGTAACGGACGTAGCTATCATCATTGTAGCTGCCGACGACAATGTGATGCCCCAAACCGTTGAGGCCATTAACCACGCCGGGGCCGCAGGTGTCCCCATTGTTTTTGCCATCAATAAAGTGGATAAGCCGGGAGCAAATCCTGAAAAAATAAAAGAGCGACTGGCTGAGATGAATTACCTGGTAGAAGATTGGGGCGGAAAATACCAGTCACAAGACATCTCTGCCAAAAAAGGAACAGGCATCAACGAATTGCTCGAAAAAGTGCTGCTCGAAGCAGACTTGTTGGAACTTAAAGCAAACCCCAACCGGAAAGCATCGGGCTCCATTGTGGAATCGTCACTCGACAAAGGCCGGGGCTACGTGGCAACTGTCTTGGTTGAAAACGGAACGCTCAAGCAAGGCGATGTGTTATTGGCCGGATCATACTACGGACGCGTAAAAGCGATGTTCAACGAGCGGAACCAGAAAATCAACGAAGCAGGGCCGTCAGAGCCGGCGCTGGTGCTCGGGCTGAACGGCGCACCGCAGGCCGGAGATACGTTCAACGTCATGGAGAGCGACCAGGATGCGCGCAACGTTGCCGCACGCCGTGAACAGTTACAGCGCGAACAATCGCTGCGTACGCAGAAAATGCTTACCCTGGATGACATCGGCCGCAGGATAGCTATCGGAAACTTCCAGCAGCTGAACATCATTGTAAAAGGTGATGTGGACGGTTCGGTAGAAGCACTTTCAGATTCGCTCATCCGCTTGTCTACCGAAGAAATTCAGGTTAACGTGATTCACAAAGCTGTAGGCCAAATCTCTGAATCGGACGTTACCCTCGCGGCAGCATCAGACGGAGTTATTATTGGATTCCAGGTCCGTCCTTCTTTGGGAGCAAGGCGTGAAGCGGAGAAACAAGGTATCGATATCCGTTTGTACTCCATTATCTACGACGCAATCGAAGAGGTCAAGGCCGCCATGGAAGGTATGCTTTCCCCCGATATTAAAGAAGAAATTACAGCAAACGTAGAGGTGCTTGATGTCTTTAAAATCACTAAAGTAGGTACTGTAGCCGGTTCAATGGTGCGGGACGGAAAAATAAAACGTACCCATAAAATTCGTCTTATTCGGGACGGAATTGTTATCTTTACCGGCGAATTGGATTCACTGAAACGATTCAAAGAAGATGTCAGGGAAGTTGCGTCCGGGTACGAATGCGGTATCAGTATCAAAAACTTCAACGACATAAAAGTGGGCGACATCATTGAATCTTACGAACAGATAGAAGTAAAAAAGACTTTATAA
- the nusA gene encoding transcription termination/antitermination protein NusA has translation MGKKKETISLIDTFSEFNELKNIDKATMISVLEESFRSVIAKSVGTDENFDIIINPDKGDLEIWRNRVIVEDNELQNPNMEISLTEAHKIDEDFEVGEEVTDELQLEDFGRRTILNLRQTLASKILELEKDNLYNKYKEKVGEIVSGEVYQVWKKELLLLDDEHNELILPKTEQIPSDFFRKGEHVRAIVARVENKNNNPKIILSRTSPIFLERLFEMEIPEINDGLITIKGIARIPGERAKVAVEAYDDRIDPVGACVGMKGFRIHGIVRELRNENIDVINYTNNTNLFIQRALSPAKINSISVKEEERRAEVFLYPDEVSLAIGKGGANIKLASMLTGYNIEVFREIDDFDEEDIYLDEFRDEIDGWVIDQLKRIGCSTAKNVLAMPRERLIKEADLEENTVDEVLKILRYEFEDEDTTDEEPEI, from the coding sequence ATGGGCAAAAAGAAGGAAACAATCAGCCTGATAGATACATTTTCAGAATTCAACGAACTGAAGAATATTGACAAAGCCACCATGATAAGTGTGCTAGAAGAGTCGTTCAGAAGCGTGATTGCCAAATCGGTGGGTACGGATGAAAATTTTGACATCATCATCAATCCCGACAAGGGAGACCTGGAGATATGGCGCAACCGGGTTATCGTTGAAGACAACGAGCTCCAGAATCCCAACATGGAAATCAGCCTGACCGAAGCGCACAAAATCGATGAAGATTTTGAAGTGGGTGAAGAGGTTACCGACGAACTTCAACTGGAAGACTTTGGCCGAAGAACCATATTAAATCTTCGTCAAACCCTGGCTTCAAAAATCCTTGAACTCGAAAAAGACAATCTTTACAACAAATACAAAGAAAAGGTAGGAGAGATCGTATCGGGTGAAGTTTATCAGGTCTGGAAAAAAGAACTACTCCTTCTCGACGACGAGCATAACGAACTTATTCTGCCCAAAACCGAACAGATCCCCAGCGATTTTTTCCGTAAGGGAGAACATGTTCGCGCTATAGTTGCCCGGGTTGAAAATAAGAATAACAACCCGAAGATTATCCTTTCGCGTACATCGCCCATATTTCTCGAAAGATTGTTCGAAATGGAAATTCCTGAGATTAACGACGGACTTATCACCATCAAAGGTATTGCCCGTATCCCGGGAGAACGGGCCAAAGTGGCTGTTGAGGCCTACGACGACCGCATTGATCCGGTTGGAGCCTGTGTGGGGATGAAAGGGTTCCGTATTCACGGAATTGTACGTGAGCTTCGCAACGAGAATATTGATGTTATCAACTATACGAACAACACCAATCTGTTTATTCAGCGAGCACTTAGCCCTGCAAAGATCAACTCTATCTCCGTTAAGGAAGAAGAACGCCGTGCCGAGGTATTTCTCTATCCCGATGAAGTTTCACTGGCAATCGGTAAAGGCGGGGCAAATATTAAACTGGCATCTATGCTGACAGGATATAACATAGAAGTTTTCAGGGAAATCGATGATTTCGACGAAGAGGATATCTACCTGGACGAATTCCGCGATGAAATTGACGGATGGGTAATCGATCAGCTCAAACGAATCGGTTGCTCAACGGCCAAAAACGTGTTGGCAATGCCGCGTGAAAGGCTCATCAAGGAAGCCGACCTGGAAGAGAACACCGTGGACGAGGTATTGAAGATTCTTCGTTACGAATTTGAAGATGAAGATACTACCGACGAAGAGCCGGAGATTTAA
- the rimP gene encoding ribosome assembly cofactor RimP, whose amino-acid sequence MMEKNEIKAMAEEFLKDSSDYLVDVIVAAGGTITVEIDNDNGVNIDDCVKLSRYLESKLDRDVEDFELTVTSAGLTSPFKTPRQYKKYEGKEIEVLTRKGEKLKGTLKSSTEKNFSVEVARMVKPEGAKRKTEIKEELIFPYDEVKYTKYIIKF is encoded by the coding sequence ATGATGGAGAAAAACGAGATAAAAGCAATGGCTGAAGAGTTTTTAAAAGACTCTTCCGACTACCTTGTCGATGTTATTGTTGCCGCCGGCGGCACGATAACCGTCGAAATCGATAACGATAACGGTGTTAACATAGACGACTGTGTAAAACTGAGCCGCTACCTCGAATCGAAACTCGACCGAGACGTTGAAGATTTCGAGTTGACAGTTACTTCTGCCGGATTGACATCTCCGTTTAAAACCCCTCGTCAATATAAAAAATACGAAGGAAAAGAGATTGAAGTGCTTACCCGGAAAGGTGAAAAACTCAAGGGAACCCTAAAATCCTCAACAGAGAAGAACTTCTCCGTTGAGGTCGCCAGAATGGTCAAGCCGGAAGGAGCAAAGCGAAAAACTGAGATAAAAGAAGAACTGATCTTCCCTTACGACGAAGTAAAATACACAAAATACATCATTAAGTTTTAG
- a CDS encoding LemA family protein, translated as MKYLTYILVLAVMGVALSSCGYNTMVSKQEGVNSQWANVENAYQRRADLIPNLVATVKGYAEHEQETFTQVTEARAKATQMTVDPESLTEESIQQYQQAQSQLGSAIGRLLLIQENYPELKANQNFLALQDELAGTENRISVERNKFNQTAQDFNAYIRQFPRVIYAGWFGFKPKGYFQSSPGAETAPQVQF; from the coding sequence ATGAAGTATTTAACGTACATTTTAGTATTAGCCGTTATGGGAGTTGCTCTTTCGAGTTGTGGTTACAATACGATGGTAAGCAAACAGGAAGGCGTTAATTCACAATGGGCAAATGTGGAGAACGCATATCAGCGCCGTGCCGATCTAATCCCCAACCTGGTGGCAACTGTTAAAGGGTATGCCGAGCACGAGCAGGAAACTTTTACACAAGTAACGGAAGCCCGCGCTAAAGCAACGCAGATGACAGTTGATCCAGAAAGTTTGACCGAAGAAAGTATTCAGCAGTACCAGCAAGCTCAAAGCCAGCTAGGTTCTGCTATCGGACGATTGCTACTTATTCAGGAAAATTATCCCGAACTGAAGGCAAATCAAAACTTTTTGGCTCTTCAGGACGAATTGGCAGGTACCGAAAACCGCATCTCGGTGGAGAGAAACAAGTTTAATCAAACGGCTCAGGATTTTAATGCTTATATCCGTCAGTTCCCGCGTGTTATTTATGCCGGATGGTTTGGTTTCAAGCCAAAAGGTTATTTCCAGTCTTCTCCCGGAGCGGAAACGGCTCCCCAGGTTCAGTTTTAA
- a CDS encoding TPM domain-containing protein, giving the protein MLTPEELNRVVESIRAAEGRTSAEIRVCIAKKCKENPLDAAYKKFKQLKMDTTALRNSVLIYVAPYNHKAAVVGDSGIDEAAQEGFWDSVLEEMFSFFKNGRICEGICRGVGKVGELVNSRYPVSENDVNELCDDVIWDEE; this is encoded by the coding sequence ATGTTAACTCCGGAAGAATTAAACAGGGTGGTTGAATCCATTCGGGCCGCAGAGGGCAGGACTTCTGCAGAGATTAGAGTCTGCATTGCGAAAAAATGTAAGGAGAATCCCCTGGATGCCGCTTACAAGAAGTTCAAACAGCTAAAAATGGATACTACCGCATTGCGTAATTCGGTGTTGATTTATGTAGCCCCCTACAATCACAAGGCTGCCGTTGTAGGTGACTCAGGAATAGATGAGGCAGCTCAGGAAGGCTTCTGGGATTCGGTGCTTGAAGAGATGTTTTCTTTTTTTAAAAACGGACGTATTTGCGAGGGGATCTGTCGGGGTGTGGGTAAAGTTGGAGAGTTGGTAAATTCCCGTTATCCGGTTTCGGAGAACGATGTAAATGAATTGTGCGACGATGTTATATGGGATGAAGAGTAG
- a CDS encoding TPM domain-containing protein, which produces MKSRLAFIVLFFLLSLGISAQDVPDPIYPYRLVNDFANIFSAAEKQALEQRLLAYNDSTSTQIYVVAVNDLGGYPASDYAFVLGEKWGIGQKGKDNGLLILIKPKTADSRGQAFIATGYGLEGSINDAFAGRIVRNNMIPYFQENDYFGGVNAAVDAIIARLSGEFDADAGKPEGVPIWAIVLLFVVVFILFSLFSRGGDQHIDGDGHHRAGGGPLFFPPFSGGRSSGWGGGFGGGGFGGGGGGSFGGGGAGGSW; this is translated from the coding sequence ATGAAGAGTAGGCTTGCCTTTATTGTATTGTTTTTTTTACTGTCCTTGGGAATTTCGGCACAGGATGTTCCTGATCCGATTTATCCGTACCGCCTGGTAAATGATTTTGCCAACATTTTTTCTGCTGCCGAAAAACAGGCGTTGGAACAGCGGTTACTAGCATACAACGATTCTACATCCACTCAGATTTACGTGGTGGCTGTGAACGATCTGGGCGGATACCCGGCATCGGATTACGCATTTGTACTGGGTGAAAAGTGGGGTATCGGGCAAAAGGGTAAAGATAACGGGTTGCTGATCCTCATAAAACCTAAAACCGCTGATAGCAGGGGGCAGGCGTTTATTGCCACCGGTTATGGGCTGGAGGGTTCCATCAACGATGCTTTCGCCGGTAGGATTGTACGCAACAACATGATTCCCTATTTTCAGGAGAACGACTATTTTGGAGGAGTAAACGCCGCAGTTGATGCAATTATCGCCCGGTTGTCGGGGGAATTTGATGCAGATGCCGGTAAACCTGAAGGGGTTCCTATTTGGGCAATTGTTTTGCTTTTTGTCGTTGTTTTTATCTTGTTTTCTCTTTTCTCCCGGGGTGGGGATCAGCACATAGACGGTGACGGACATCACAGGGCCGGTGGAGGCCCTCTGTTTTTTCCACCGTTTTCAGGAGGCCGAAGTTCCGGTTGGGGCGGTGGCTTCGGTGGCGGTGGCTTTGGTGGCGGTGGCGGCGGAAGTTTCGGTGGTGGTGGAGCAGGAGGAAGCTGGTGA
- the miaA gene encoding tRNA (adenosine(37)-N6)-dimethylallyltransferase MiaA, producing MKKLITVLGPTASGKTTFAAHLASRLDGEIISADSRQVYRGMDIGTGKDLADYRIGDNPVPYHLIDIRDAGDKYTLFNYQHDFHKVYSDVLSRNKTAILCGGTGLYIESVLKGYRLPDVPENAVLRKRLETKSLDELTRILSSYKPLHNTTDTDTKKRAIRAIEIADFQCKHPASELDYPPVESVIIGLDIDRESRRQKISSRLKKRLDEGMVAEVQSLLNKGVSPDDLIYYGLEYKFVTLYVTGKINFEEMFSELEIAIHQFAKRQMTWFRGMERRGFTIHWLDFLLPVDEKIEKALVLIRNS from the coding sequence ATGAAGAAACTCATAACCGTTCTTGGTCCTACGGCCAGTGGAAAAACTACGTTTGCAGCTCATCTCGCCTCACGGCTCGACGGCGAAATTATCAGTGCTGATTCGCGTCAGGTATACCGCGGAATGGATATAGGTACGGGAAAAGACTTGGCTGATTACCGGATTGGAGACAATCCGGTCCCTTACCACCTTATCGACATTCGTGATGCGGGCGACAAGTACACGTTGTTCAATTACCAGCACGATTTCCATAAGGTTTACAGCGATGTTTTATCGCGCAACAAGACAGCGATACTGTGCGGAGGTACCGGGCTTTATATTGAATCTGTCCTGAAAGGGTACCGCCTGCCCGATGTTCCCGAGAATGCCGTCCTGAGGAAAAGGCTGGAAACTAAATCGCTGGATGAACTTACGCGGATTCTCTCTTCATACAAACCGCTTCACAATACCACCGATACCGACACAAAAAAACGGGCAATCCGCGCTATAGAAATTGCGGATTTCCAATGTAAACATCCGGCTTCGGAACTTGATTACCCTCCAGTTGAGAGTGTTATCATCGGGCTGGACATCGACCGGGAATCCCGAAGGCAAAAAATATCTTCACGCCTGAAAAAAAGGTTGGATGAAGGAATGGTTGCAGAGGTACAGTCCCTGCTCAATAAGGGTGTTTCTCCCGATGATCTTATTTATTACGGACTTGAATACAAGTTTGTAACGCTGTACGTAACTGGTAAAATTAATTTCGAGGAGATGTTTTCGGAACTCGAAATAGCCATTCATCAGTTTGCCAAGCGTCAGATGACCTGGTTCCGTGGTATGGAGAGGCGCGGTTTTACCATTCATTGGCTGGATTTTTTGCTGCCGGTGGATGAAAAAATCGAAAAAGCGCTTGTCCTTATCCGGAATTCCTGA
- the lysA gene encoding diaminopimelate decarboxylase: MIKGQFPVEKFHSLETPFYYYDMDLLRQTLDAVKKEVEGKNYIVHYALKANANPRILREIASYGFGADCVSGNEILKALDCGFPASKIAFAGVGKTDKEIKIGLDNGIFCFNVESLPEMEAIDRLASETGNVAPVALRINPNVDAHTHRYITTGLEENKFGLNESDLPKAIDLIEKSKHLKLIGMHFHIGSQITDLSSFEDLCVKAVELQNWFSQRGISFEVLNVGGGLGINYHHPNHCPVADFEAYFRLFAKYLKLQENQTLHFELGRSFVAPCGSLIARTTYVKEGTTKKFLITDAGMSDLIRPALYQAFHHIENISSDKEYETYDVVGPVCESSDVFGEAVLLNQSRRGDFIAIRSAGAYGETMASMYNCRALPRSYFSDSL; encoded by the coding sequence ATGATCAAAGGTCAATTTCCCGTCGAAAAATTTCATTCTTTGGAAACGCCATTCTATTATTACGACATGGATTTGCTGCGTCAAACACTTGACGCGGTAAAAAAGGAGGTCGAAGGCAAGAATTACATTGTTCATTACGCATTGAAAGCAAACGCCAATCCGAGGATATTGCGCGAAATAGCGTCTTATGGTTTTGGAGCGGATTGTGTGAGCGGAAACGAAATACTTAAAGCCCTGGATTGCGGATTTCCCGCGTCGAAAATAGCTTTTGCCGGAGTAGGGAAAACCGACAAAGAGATCAAGATCGGGTTGGATAATGGTATTTTTTGCTTTAATGTGGAGTCATTGCCTGAAATGGAGGCCATCGATCGGCTGGCTTCTGAAACAGGAAATGTGGCTCCTGTTGCGCTGCGAATCAACCCGAATGTGGATGCTCACACACACCGGTATATCACCACCGGACTGGAAGAAAATAAGTTTGGGCTTAACGAATCGGATTTACCGAAGGCTATTGATTTGATCGAGAAAAGCAAGCATTTGAAGTTGATCGGGATGCATTTTCACATCGGTTCGCAGATTACGGATTTATCGTCGTTTGAGGATTTGTGTGTGAAAGCCGTTGAATTACAGAACTGGTTTTCTCAGCGGGGTATTTCTTTCGAAGTTCTTAACGTAGGGGGTGGTTTGGGAATTAATTACCATCATCCCAATCATTGTCCTGTTGCTGATTTTGAAGCTTATTTCAGATTGTTTGCCAAGTACTTGAAACTTCAGGAAAATCAAACACTTCATTTTGAGTTGGGGCGATCTTTCGTCGCACCGTGTGGGTCCCTTATCGCGAGGACCACATACGTGAAAGAGGGTACCACCAAAAAGTTTCTGATCACGGATGCCGGAATGTCCGATTTGATCCGCCCTGCCCTCTATCAGGCATTCCATCATATCGAAAACATCAGTTCAGACAAAGAGTACGAAACTTACGATGTTGTCGGCCCCGTTTGTGAGTCGAGTGATGTTTTTGGGGAGGCTGTGTTGTTGAATCAATCCCGGCGGGGAGATTTTATCGCTATCCGTTCTGCCGGTGCTTACGGAGAGACGATGGCGTCGATGTACAATTGCCGCGCATTGCCCCGGTCTTATTTTTCTGACTCGTTGTAA
- a CDS encoding glycosyltransferase yields the protein MDLPYIFNFNFPLPFWIISGAVLLFFSIQLVYYLLVYRKPYVYEQKRNKSLPLSENLPSVSVVIASKNESENLEKYLPAILEQDYPDFEVIVVNMGSTDETDVLLKGLNQKYPHLYHTYVPAEAEDVNGKKLALTLGIKAAKNDILLFTEAYCVPASDHWIREFGREFSKGRDIVLGFCKLQVGKKVAMRQFILYDNLIHGLKYLSLAVLGKPFMGIGRNLAYRKEIFFEEKGFSSVLNIDEGEDDLFINKIAGKKSVGVVVSPESMTQSDVVNNFFTWRALKSKYLYTKQFYKGVSSLVFGFETFSKYLFYLSVVSGITYGMVFGNYPLIALSVFFLIVRFVVQLYVIGKSSRLFNAGKYHVNLFFFDLFQPFNNFKFRKYANKRNRLRK from the coding sequence ATGGATTTACCGTACATTTTTAATTTCAATTTTCCACTTCCCTTTTGGATTATTTCGGGAGCTGTTTTGCTTTTTTTTAGTATTCAATTGGTTTACTATTTGTTGGTTTACAGAAAACCGTATGTTTACGAACAGAAAAGGAACAAATCTCTGCCGCTTTCAGAAAATCTACCTTCCGTTTCGGTGGTTATTGCTTCAAAAAATGAATCTGAAAATTTGGAGAAATACCTTCCGGCTATACTGGAACAGGATTATCCTGATTTTGAGGTAATCGTGGTAAACATGGGGTCGACGGATGAGACGGATGTATTGCTCAAAGGCCTTAATCAAAAATACCCCCATCTTTACCATACCTATGTGCCGGCTGAAGCAGAGGATGTGAACGGGAAGAAACTTGCATTGACCTTAGGGATCAAGGCGGCAAAAAACGATATCTTATTGTTTACGGAAGCTTACTGTGTGCCGGCTTCAGATCATTGGATCCGGGAGTTTGGCCGTGAATTCTCTAAAGGTAGGGATATTGTATTGGGGTTTTGTAAATTACAGGTTGGGAAGAAGGTTGCAATGAGACAGTTCATACTTTACGACAACCTGATCCACGGGTTGAAGTATTTGTCGCTCGCTGTTCTCGGAAAGCCATTTATGGGGATCGGCAGGAACCTGGCTTACAGAAAGGAAATATTCTTCGAGGAGAAAGGATTCTCGTCGGTTTTGAACATCGACGAGGGTGAAGATGACTTGTTCATTAATAAGATAGCCGGGAAGAAGAGTGTAGGGGTGGTGGTATCGCCGGAAAGCATGACGCAAAGTGATGTAGTGAACAATTTTTTTACCTGGAGGGCTTTGAAGTCCAAGTATTTGTACACCAAACAGTTTTATAAAGGAGTATCGTCTTTAGTTTTTGGTTTCGAAACATTTTCGAAATACTTGTTCTATCTCTCTGTTGTTTCAGGAATTACGTACGGAATGGTCTTTGGTAATTACCCGCTCATCGCTTTAAGTGTCTTTTTCCTGATTGTCAGGTTTGTGGTTCAGTTATACGTAATCGGTAAAAGCAGCCGGCTCTTTAATGCCGGAAAATACCATGTCAACCTATTCTTTTTTGATCTTTTTCAACCTTTCAATAACTTCAAATTCAGGAAATACGCCAACAAAAGGAACCGATTGAGAAAATAA